From the genome of Eucalyptus grandis isolate ANBG69807.140 chromosome 2, ASM1654582v1, whole genome shotgun sequence, one region includes:
- the LOC104426401 gene encoding flap endonuclease 1 yields MGIKGLTKLLADNAPNAMKEKKLESYFGRRIAVDASMSIYQFLVVVGRKGTQMLTNEAGEVTSHLHGMLYRTIRLLEAGIEPVYVFDGPPPDLKKQELAKRFSKRAAASEELAVAIASQNKEDIEKFSKRTVKVTQQHNEDCKRLLRLIGVPVVEATSEAEAQCAALCKAGKVYAVASEDMDSLTFGAPKFLRHLMDPSSRKVPVMEFEISKILEEMNLDMDQFIDLCILSGCDYCESIRGIGGLTALKLIRRHGSIENILENINKQRYQIPDNWPYSEARLLFKEPIVSTEKQPEIKWTAPNEEGLISFLVNENGFNIDRVTKAIEKIKAAKDESSQGRLESFFKPAKNLSVPAKRKGSKCTLQSPNLVFKPKTFSTQVSVNPQPRFCGSFKMPTMVLGLRNFKQPLRVVCLPTWI; encoded by the exons ATGGGCATCAAG GGACTGACGAAGCTACTGGCGGACAATGCCCCGAACGccatgaaggagaagaagcttGAGAGCTACTTCGGCCGGAGGATCGCCGTCGATGCCAGCATGAGCATCTATCAGTTCCTC GTTGTGGTTGGGAGGAAGGGGACTCAGATGCTCACCAACGAGGCTGGTGAAGTCACCAG TCATCTGCATGGCATGCTTTACCGGACGATTAGGCTGTTGGAGGCGGGCATAGAGCCAGt CTACGTATTTGATGGTCCACCTCCTGATTTGAAGAAGCAAGAGCTGGCAAAACG TTTTTCGAAGAGGGCAGCTGCCTCTGAGGAGTTGGCAGTAGCCATTGCG TCTCAGAACAAGGAAGACATAGAGAAATTCAGTAAAAGAACTGTGAAG GTGACGCAACAGCACAATGAAGACTGCAAAAGACTATTAAGGCTTATTGGTGTCCCAGTAGTTGAG GCTACTTCAGAAGCAGAGGCACAATGTGCTGCACTTTGCAAAGCTGGAAAG GTTTATGCAGTTGCTTCTGAAGACATGGATTCCCTTACTTTTGGAGCTCCTAAATTTCTTCGCCATTTAATGGATCCCAGCTCAAGAAAAGTTCCAGTcatggaatttgaaatttcaa AGATCTTGGAGGAGATGAATCTGGATATGGATCAATTCATTGACCTGTGCATTCTCTCTGGATGTGATTATTGTGAAAGCATTCGAG gTATTGGAGGGCTGACTGCTCTTAAGCTTATCCGTCGACATGGTTCCATAGAAAACATACTAGAGAACATAAACAAGCAGAG GTATCAGATACCGGATAATTGGCCCTACAGCGAAGCTCGACTGCTTTTCAAGGAACCAATAGTTTCTACGGAAAAACAGCCTGAGATAAAATGGACTGCTCCAAATGAGGAG GGCTTAATTTCCTTTCTCGTGAATGAGAATGGGTTCAACATTGACAGAGTGACGAAG GCGATAGAGAAGATTAAGGCAGCTAAGGATGAGTCATCGCAAGGCCG ATTAGAATCCTTCTTTAAGCCAGCTAAGAATCTGTCTGTACCTGCTAAGAGGAAG GGAAGCAAATGCACACTTCAATCCCCCAATCTGGTATTCAAGCCTAAGACATTCTCTACACAAGTCTCCGTAAATCCCCAGCCCAGGTTCTGCGGCAGCTTTAAAATGCCAACCATGGTCCTGGGTTTGAGGAACTTCAAACAACCATTGAGAGTTGTCTGCCTCCCGACATGGATCTAA